A stretch of Macadamia integrifolia cultivar HAES 741 chromosome 7, SCU_Mint_v3, whole genome shotgun sequence DNA encodes these proteins:
- the LOC122084182 gene encoding receptor-like protein 56, whose protein sequence is MIDLQLLRLDGNRFTTLFPIIPSTLPSLKLLDISRNSISGYIQDWLPAFPQLVALLMRGNDFFGCLPTSLCQMQQLRFLDLSNNRLSESIPSGLNNITSLLEKSELPLATDIMSLDYMEVKLKVNFATKKNLYSYEGLPLAQMTGINLSVNQLSESFQALKLLESLDLSHNKLVGMIPPQMIRLSFLSTFNVAFNQLSGKIPYENNFATFTKDSYIGNPGLCGPPTEVNCSSSPQPPHKEYKEGDVDEQSLIDNDLFFYSYVAISYILGFWIVVAPLLLSRNWRRKYYKVVDGCIEWCSDRLFWFLFYIKNNW, encoded by the exons ATGATAGATCTACAACTCTTAAGGCTTGATGGCAATCGCTTCACAACACTCTTCCCAATTATTCCATCAACCCTTCCTTCACTCAAGCTCCTAGACATAAGTAGGAATTCCATTTCCGGCTACATCCAAGATTGGCTGCCTGCTTTTCCACAATTGGTCGCACTCCTTATGAGaggaaatgatttttttggttGCCTTCCAACATCATTGTGTCAGATGCAACAATTACGGTTTTTGGATCTTTCAAATAATCGTCTGTCTGAAAGCATACCTTCTGGCCTCAACAACATCACCTCATTGCTGGAAAAGTCAGAATTACCACTTGCTACAGATATAATGTCTCTCGACTACATGGAAGTAAAACTCAAAGTGAATTTTGCCACAAAGAAAAACTTGTACTCATATGAGGGTCTTCCTCTTGCCCAGATGACAGGGATCAATTTGTCTGTAAACCAATTATCTG AATCATTTCAAGCTTTGAAATTGTTGGAGAGCTTGGATCTCTCTCACAACAAGTTGGTGGGAATGATTCCTCCTCAAATGATTCgactctcttttctttccactTTCAATGTGGCCTTCAATCAACTCTCAGGCAAGATCCCATATGAGAACAATTTTGCTACTTTCACCAAGGATAGCTACATTGGTAATCCAGGACTTTGTGGACCTCCAACTGAAGTCAATTGTTCATCATCACCTCAACCACCCCACAAGGAATACAAGGAAGGTGATGTTGATGAACAAAGTCTCATCGACAATGacttatttttctattcatatgTGGCTATTTCTTACATCTTGGGATTCTGGATTGttgttgctcctcttcttctcagCAGAAATTGGCGTAGGAAGTACTACAAAGTTGTGGATGGATGCATTGAGTGGTGTAGTGATAGGTTATTCTGGTTCTTGTTTTATATCAAAAACAATTGGTAG
- the LOC122083340 gene encoding uncharacterized protein LOC122083340, with product MRVLCEVRNLRTLDLSYSNLNVEHIPHCPQQNHSSLEELILSDTFATKDSDALLEGLICRWKKFKRLDLSMNDLNDERLPSCLLHNNPMLEGLDLSSNNLKGSLGFSTGPTNGAT from the exons ATGAGAG TATTATGTGAAGTAAGGAATCTTCGGACATTGGATTTAAGTTATAGCAATCTCAATGTGGAACATATACCACATTGTCCACAACAAAATCATTCTTCTTTGGAAGAACTCATTCTAAGTGACACttttgccaccaaagactcggATGCTCTTCTAGAAG GATTAATATGTAGATGGAAGAAATTTAAACGGTTGGATCTAAGTATGAATGATCTCAATGATGAAAGATTACCCTCTTGCCTATTGCATAACAACCCTATGCTCGAAGGGCTTGATCTGTCATCGAATAATTTAAAAGGTTCACTTGGATTCTCAACAG GACCCACTAATGGTGCTACTTGA